CTCTCTGGTACATGCGCCTCATATCGTTGTCGGTACACCAGGGCGCATCCAAGAACATTTACGCAAAAAAACGCTGGTGCTGGATGATCTCAAGGTGTTGGTCTTGGATGAAGCCGATCGCATGTTAGATATGGGCTTCGCCGATGCCATCGATGATGTGATTTCTTACACCCCACCAACGCGCCAAACACTGTTGTTCTCCGCCACTTATCCGTTTGGCATTGAACGAATCAGTGCGCGGGTACAGCGTGATCCGCTCAATGTTGAAGTGGATGATGGCGAAGAAGCCCCCGCCATTGAGCAGATGTTCTTTGAAACCACGCGCGAAAAACGCTTACCGCTGCTGATTGCCATTCTCAGCCACTATCAGCCAGCATCTTGTGTCGTGTTTTGTAACACCAAAAAAGATTGCCAGAGCGTTTACGACGCCTTGGAATCCCGTGGTATCAGTGTACTGGCGTTACACGGTGATTTAGAACAACGTGACCGTGATCAGGTGCTGGTCCGTTTTGCCAACCGCAGCTGCCGTGTGTTAGTGGCAACCGATGTTGCAGCTCGTGGTCTGGACATCAAAGATTTAGAGTTAGTGGTTAACTTTGAACTGGCGTTTGATCCTGAAGTTCATGTACACCGCATTGGGCGTACTGGCCGAGCAGGGATGAGCGGGCTGGCTGTTAGCTTGTGTACACCACAAGAAATGACTCGCGCCCATGCAATTGAAGATTATCTGCAAATAAAGTTGAAATGGACACCCACTGATCAAGTGAGCCGCAGTACTAGCCCTCTGTTGGAACCCGAAATGGTGACGCTATGCATTGACGGTGGCCGTAAAGCAAAAATTCGTCCAGGTGATATCTTGGGCGCACTCACCGGTGATGCGGGATTGACGGCGGCAGACGTGGGTAAAATCGACATGTTCCCGGTGCATGCCTATGTGGCTATCCGTAAGGCCAGCGCCAAGCGCGCTTTACAACAGCTGCAACAAGGTAAAATCAAAGGCAAAAACTGCAAAGCCCGTCTATTAAAATAATCACAGTGGGGGGATGGTGATTGCATCTCCCCAACAAATCATCTTATACTGTGTTTATGTACAGTAACCTATAAGCAAATAGGACGTTTATTCATGGCCGTTGAAATAAAATTCGTCGTGGTAAGACAGGGTGAGGAAAAAATGACTTTCACAACCAAAAAAGAAGCCGATGCCTACGATAAAATGCTGGATTTGGCTGACAATTTGTCTGAATGGTTGTCACAAGCTCCCTTAACACTGGAAGAAGAACAGCGTGAAGCGCTAAGTTTCTTCTTGGCAGAAAATAAAGATGCATTGGGGCAAATTCTTCGGGGTGCAAGTCCTACAGCCCCTGTAGATGGGCAGTCAAAAGTGAAGTCTGAGAAAAACGCGCCAGAGAAAAAAACCAAACCTGAAGAAAATCAAGCCGCTTAATCTGCCTACTTTCGGCAGAAAGTCAAAAAGGGATCTAAAATGAATCGTGAAATCACCTTCTTTCGCCGCTTTGAGGCGGATATTTTGGCTGATCGTAAAACGATCACGATCCGAGATAGCAGTGAATCCGATTTTCGCCTAGAAGAAATTCTGCGCGTATGTCGCAATGAAGACGGCGTATTTTTCTGTCACATCAAGGTCGCGTCAGTTACGCCCGTGACATTGGATGCGTTAACTGAGCGCCATGCTGAGCAAGAAAATATGTCCTTGGATGAACTTAGAAAGGTGATTAAGGCGATCTATCCCGGCTTGGAACAGTTCTACGTGATTGAGTTTACTCGGTGTTAATTCAGCAACGCTAATTCGCAGACGCGACAGCGTTGTTCACTCTGTAACCTACCTCTCAATCATCGTTCCTGCCGCTGGATAGTAATAATAAAAAGTGGAGGAAGGATGAGAAAGACAGGACTCGCCTTGGTATTTGCTGCCGTATCGGCAGCCATCATAGGCAATGTACAAGCGCAAGAGCCACGGGTAGCGAAAGTACCTACTTGTACCGGCTTAAATCAATCTCAGGTTGCCACTCAGGTCAAACGCGATTTTCTGCAAAATAGAATCACGCGCTGGGAAAATGACAAAAAACGACTCGGGACTAATAAGCCCGTGGTTTGGATCAGTGAAGTCGATATCACCGGTAAAGATGACATCTGGCAGGTTCCATTGGTTGTTCGAGGTAATAAGGGCGATGAGACCTATGAGGTGGTGTTAGATTGTCAGGCTGGTTCGATGACGTATACCCTTCGTCCTTGAAGCCACAGGGGTGTTGGCTGCTTTCACTCACCCGAATCACATACTCATATATGCTCATCGGGATGAGTTCAATTGCCGCCTACCTGTGACTCCAATGACCTTGGGTATATTTTTTTCTTGAAGCCACAGGGGTGTTGGCTGCTTTCACTCACCCGAATCACATACTCATGTATGCTCATCGGGATGAGTTCAATTGCCGCCTACCTGTGACTCCAATGACCTTGGGTATATTTTTTTCTTGAAGCCACAGGGGTGTTGGCTGCTTTCACTCGCCCGAATCACTTACTCATGTATGCTCATCGGGATGAATTCAATTGCCGCCTACCTGTGACTCCAATGACTTTGGGTATATTTTTTTCTTGAAGCAGCAGGGTTGTTAGCGGCACGCACTTGCCTGAACCGCATCTAAACAGGTACTGGGGCAAAGAATTCCGATACCTGTTTCTCACTCTATTTATTACTCAATTAGACTCATATTGATTCATTATCATTAAATGTTGGTGCTTGGCATCACTAAATAATCGTGTCACCCTCGCGATAACGAACACAGATGGATAACTCACCCATGACCACACCTCCAAAGGCAGCAAAACGCCCTTATCCGATAACTATGCACGGCGATACCCGTGTAGATGACTACTACTGGTTACGTGATGATGAACGTACCAACACGGATGTTTTGAATTATTTGCAAGCTGAGAATGAATACACTGAAGCGGCCATGAAGCCACTGCAACCCTTGCGCGAAACCTTATACCAAGAAATGGTATCCCGTATTCCGCCACAAGAAGAATCTGTTCCTTATGTCCGTAACGGTTACCGCTATCAGACACGCTATGAACCGGGTAACGAATATGCGATTTATGTCCGTCAACCTATTTGGGCGGATAGCAGCTGGGAAACGTTATTGGATGGTAACCAGCGTGCCGTAGACAGTGACTTTTATACCTTAGGTGGGTTAGATGTCAGCCCAGACAATCAACTTTTGGCGGTTGCAGAAGATTTCTTATCGCGCCGCCAATATGATATTCGGGTAAAACATTTACAAACCGATACTTGGCAAGAAGATGTTATTACCAATACGTCAGGCAGTTTTGAGTGGGCAAATGACTCAAAAACTCTGTACTACGTGCGTAAACATGAAAAAACGTTATTGCCTTATCAAGTCTATCGCCACATCGTTGGGACTGACCCAAAGCAAGATCAACTGATCTACCAGGAAACTGACGACACTTTCTATGTTGGTTTAGAAAAAACCACTTCAGAGCGCTATATCGTTATTCATCTCAGCAGCACCACCACCTCTGAGATTCTCCTGCTGGATGCCGATCAGCATAACCCTGTGCCGCAGCTGTTTGCGCCACGGCGTAAAGACCATGAATATGGTTTGGATCACTACAAGCAGCATTTCTACATTCGCTCTAATAAAAACAGATGCACATCTGAAGACGGCAAGAATTTTGGTCTGTACAACATAGCGGAAGAAGGTAAAACGCTCAGTGATTTTGCTGATGAGTCCCAGTGGCAGCCCATCATTGCGCCAAGAATAGACGTGATGTTGGAAGGGTTCAGTTTGTTCCGTGACTGGCTGGTGGTCGAAGAGCGTAGCGAAGGGCTGACCCATTTGCGGCAAATTCACTGGAACACAGGGGAAGAAAAATCGATTACATTCGATGATCCTACCTATGTGACTTGGCTCGCGTATAACCCCGAGCCAGAAACTGAACTGCTGCGCTATGGCTACTCATCCATGACCACGCCCAGCTCAATGTTTGAGCTGAATATGGACACTGGCGCGCGCCAGTTGCTTAAACAGCAGGAAGTGAAGAACTTCTCACCTGAAAAATACCGTAGCGAACGGATTTGGGTGACAGCAACTGATGGCGTAAAAATACCTGTCTCGCTGGTTTATCA
The window above is part of the Yersinia massiliensis genome. Proteins encoded here:
- the dbpA gene encoding ATP-dependent RNA helicase DbpA, with the translated sequence MSTTSFATLTLPAEQLSNLNELGYTEMTPVQAAALPAILKGQDVRAKAKTGSGKTAAFGIGLLDKIAVGEFVTQALVLCPTRELADQVSKELRRLARFTQNIKILTLCGGQPMGHQLDSLVHAPHIVVGTPGRIQEHLRKKTLVLDDLKVLVLDEADRMLDMGFADAIDDVISYTPPTRQTLLFSATYPFGIERISARVQRDPLNVEVDDGEEAPAIEQMFFETTREKRLPLLIAILSHYQPASCVVFCNTKKDCQSVYDALESRGISVLALHGDLEQRDRDQVLVRFANRSCRVLVATDVAARGLDIKDLELVVNFELAFDPEVHVHRIGRTGRAGMSGLAVSLCTPQEMTRAHAIEDYLQIKLKWTPTDQVSRSTSPLLEPEMVTLCIDGGRKAKIRPGDILGALTGDAGLTAADVGKIDMFPVHAYVAIRKASAKRALQQLQQGKIKGKNCKARLLK
- a CDS encoding YebG family protein, translating into MAVEIKFVVVRQGEEKMTFTTKKEADAYDKMLDLADNLSEWLSQAPLTLEEEQREALSFFLAENKDALGQILRGASPTAPVDGQSKVKSEKNAPEKKTKPEENQAA
- the yqfB gene encoding N(4)-acetylcytidine aminohydrolase, translating into MNREITFFRRFEADILADRKTITIRDSSESDFRLEEILRVCRNEDGVFFCHIKVASVTPVTLDALTERHAEQENMSLDELRKVIKAIYPGLEQFYVIEFTRC
- the yebF gene encoding protein YebF, with the translated sequence MRKTGLALVFAAVSAAIIGNVQAQEPRVAKVPTCTGLNQSQVATQVKRDFLQNRITRWENDKKRLGTNKPVVWISEVDITGKDDIWQVPLVVRGNKGDETYEVVLDCQAGSMTYTLRP
- a CDS encoding S9 family peptidase, coding for MTTPPKAAKRPYPITMHGDTRVDDYYWLRDDERTNTDVLNYLQAENEYTEAAMKPLQPLRETLYQEMVSRIPPQEESVPYVRNGYRYQTRYEPGNEYAIYVRQPIWADSSWETLLDGNQRAVDSDFYTLGGLDVSPDNQLLAVAEDFLSRRQYDIRVKHLQTDTWQEDVITNTSGSFEWANDSKTLYYVRKHEKTLLPYQVYRHIVGTDPKQDQLIYQETDDTFYVGLEKTTSERYIVIHLSSTTTSEILLLDADQHNPVPQLFAPRRKDHEYGLDHYKQHFYIRSNKNRCTSEDGKNFGLYNIAEEGKTLSDFADESQWQPIIAPRIDVMLEGFSLFRDWLVVEERSEGLTHLRQIHWNTGEEKSITFDDPTYVTWLAYNPEPETELLRYGYSSMTTPSSMFELNMDTGARQLLKQQEVKNFSPEKYRSERIWVTATDGVKIPVSLVYHRDQFVSGANPLLVYGYGSYGSSMDPVFSGSRLSLLDRGFVFALAHIRGGGELGQQWYENGKLFNKLNTFNDFIDVTKALIEKGYGDAKRVFAMGGSAGGLLMGTVINQAPELYKGVVAQVPFVDVVTTMLDESIPLTTGEYDEWGNPNEKAYYDYIKQYSPYDQVKAQDYPHMLVTTGLHDSQVQYWEPAKWVAKLREMKTDDHQLLLHTDMDSGHGGKSGRFKAYEDIALEYAFILGLA